The Columba livia isolate bColLiv1 breed racing homer chromosome 13, bColLiv1.pat.W.v2, whole genome shotgun sequence genome has a segment encoding these proteins:
- the LOC110354881 gene encoding uncharacterized protein LOC110354881, translating to MEEMFSSRPPATGVNQEGWQTKLENLGPGAFPTLRNLTSNEILMIWDSVSECIREHLAQERGVQLLGIGTFYVLKDFTCTVNSKDSIVCRPVFRMSKVIADECNLSYAKEDVPADVTIVPLRCEELSVCAQLPFTTVQCCVYETAASFFRATCKRQNTDFVFKAIGILSIRNREVTMRFFEEFLLTVDITGKLLEALLSTPGRRYLVVLGGESPDFRVDPGGVFVLPQFDFTFPSEKETVKCPSVGPLKTAEDRKNEKDKDKDKEEKEKEKEEKEKEKEEKEKKEEKEKEKETEEEEGDKQIETNVPESPSTECLLSRRRWSRSPSTLSGLKKGKGQKGKEKRSPSSFLPRIQELEENVGKHKQTLSVRPQTSLPIFRSKKRISLSHQETSLQTRWSHETLTEIPSHSPLSLTGKEERTAPSLTKAMVKRGLKSPRELLRLNVLTNLNWRNLRSSTSCSRCEGLQTLSSEAGSQLSVRANYTLQLLKTYHIRRKEWSKRVELNWQRNFDQNQLVCIGRQMILRDPRERYLDFWQNREHMNMMEKSADMAIGHLPKPART from the exons ATGGAGGAGATGTTTTCTTCTCGCCCTCCTGCTACAGGGGTTAACCAAGAGGGGTGGCAGACAAAGCTAGAAAACCTGGGCCCAGGTGCATTCCCAACACTCAGGAATCTCACTTCTAATG aGATCCTTATGATTTGGGACAGTGTGTCTGAATGCATTAGAGAGCACTTGGCACAGGAGAGG GGCGTCCAGCTCTTAGGAATCGGCACATTCTATGTTCTTAAAGACTTCACATGCACTGTGAACAGCAAGGATTCGATTGTTTGCAGACCTGTGTTTCGTATGTCCAAGGTGATTGCAGATGAATGCAACCTCAGCTATGCTAAAGAAGACGTTCCTG CTGATGTAACCATTGTCCCTCTGAGGTGTGAGGAGCTCTCCGTGTGTGCGCAGCTACCTTTTACAACCGTACAGTGTTGTGTGTATGAGACTGCAGCATCATTCTTTCGGGCTACTTGTAAGAGACAGAACACGGACTTTGTCTTCAAGGCCATTGGCATTCTCTCCATACGAAACAGAGAGGTCACTATGAGATTTTTTGAGGAATTTCTCCTCACTGTGGATATCACTGGCAAGTTGCTGGAAGCCCTTCTCAGT aCGCCAGGGAGGAGATATCTGGTCGTATTGGGTGGAGAAAGTCCTGATTTTCGCGTGGATCCTGGTGGTGTCTTTGTCTTGCCACA GTTTGATTTTACATTTCCCTCTGAGAAAGAAACTGTGAAGTGTCCCTCTGTAGGACCTCTGAAGACagcagaagacaggaagaatgaGAAGGACAAGGACAAGgacaaggaggagaaggagaaagaaaaggaggagaaggagaaagaaaaagaggagaaggagaaaaaggaggagaaggagaaagagaaggagacggaggaagaagagggtgaTAAGCAAATTGAGACCAACG TTCCAGAGAGTCCTTCTACTGAATGCCTCCTGTCTCGAAGAAGGTGGTCTCGGTCTCCATCCACACTCTCTGGcctgaagaaaggaaaggggcagaaaggcaaggaaaaacggtCACCTAGCAG CTTTCTGCCAAGAAttcaggagctggaggagaacgTTGGCAAGCACAAGCAAACTCTCAGTGTCAGACCTCAAACATCACTTCCCATTTTCAGAAGCAAGAAGAGGATATCCCTGTCACACCAGGAAACTAGTCTGCAG ACTAGGTGGTCTCATGAAACACTGACAGAGATTCCATCACACTCACCACTGTCACTGACTGGGAAAGAGGAGAGGACTGCTCCCTCCCTGACCAAAGCCATGGTGAAAAGGGGCCTGAAGAGCCCACGGGAGCTACTCAGACTGAATGTGCTCACCAACCTCAACTGGAGAAACCTGaggagcagcaccagctgctcgaGGTGTGAAGGACTTCAGACCCTGAGCTCTGAGGCTGG CAGCCAGCTTTCCGTGCGAGCAAACTACACCTTGCAACTCCTGAAGACTTACCACATCCGTCGGAAAGAGTGGAGCAAGAGAGTAGAGCTGAATTGGCAGAGGAATTTCGATCAGAATCAGCTAGTCTG CATTGGGCGGCAGATGATTCTCAGGGATCCAAGGGAAAGGTATCTGGACTTCTGGCAGAACAGAGAACACATGAATATGATGGAGAAGTCTGCAGACATGGCCATCGGCCACCTCCCAAAACCTGCCAGGACCTGA
- the LCAT gene encoding phosphatidylcholine-sterol acyltransferase, with the protein MGSSGTGVVLLTLLLLLQPTSQFWLFNVLFPPTSTPEAPPTNSTPPVVLVPGCLGNQLEAKLDKPDVVNWMCYRKTEDYFTIWLNLNTFLPVGVDCWIDNTRVVYNRTSRKMSNAPGVHIRVPGFGKTYSVEYLDQSKLAGYLHTLVQNLVNNGYVRDQTVRAAPYDWRVGPQEQPEYFQNLKALIEEMHDEYQRRIFLIGHSMGNLNVLYFLLQQTQAWKDQYIGGFISLGAPWGGAVKPLRVLASGDNQGIPLMSNIKLREEQRMTTTSPWMFPTSLAWPETHVFISTPSYNYTYRDYQRFFTDVNLEDGWYMWEDMKDLLKDLPPPGVDTYCLYGTGYPTVETYIYDEHFPYEDPVDMIYGDGDDTVSTRSSELCKRWRNQQKQKVHVQELRGIDHLNMVFSNLTLSSINEILLGSPQEQRELQQMRSSPEAGKRGKTLPGRKVLREPKKN; encoded by the exons ATGGGGAGCAGCGGCACCGGGGTTGTGTTGCTGACGCtgttgctgctcctgcagcccacGTCCCAGTTCTGGCTCTTCAATGTCCTCTTtccacccaccagcaccccagAAGCTCCCCCGACCAACAGCACGCCGCCTGTGGTACTCG TGCCTGGTTGCCTCGGGAACCAGCTGGAAGCAAAGCTGGACAAGCCAGATGTGGTGAACTGGATGTGCTACCGCAAAACAGAGGACTATTTCACCATCTGGCTCAACCTCAACACCTTCCTGCCAGTGGGAGTTGACTGCTGGATCGATAACACGAG GGTAGTTTACAACCGAACCTCTCGGAAAATGTCCAATGCCCCTGGGGTGCACATCCGCGTGCCTGGTTTCGGCAAGACCTATTCCGTGGAATACCTGGATCAGAGCAAGCTGGCAG GTTACCTGCACACCCTGGTGCAGAACCTGGTGAACAACGGCTACGTGAGGGATCAGACAGTTCGTGCAGCCCCCTACGACTGGAGGGTTGGGCCTC AGGAGCAGCCTGAATATTTCCAGAACCTGAAGGCACTGATTGAGGAGATGCACGATGAGTACCAGCGACGCATCTTCCTCATCGGGCACAGCATGGGCAACCTGAACGTCCTCTACTTCTTGCTACAGCAGACGCAAGCCTGGAAAGATCAGTACATTGGGGGTTTCATCTCCCTGGGTGCTCCCTGGGGAGGGGCCGTCAAGCCCCTGCGTGTCCTGGCATCTG GTGACAATCAGGGTATCCCACTCATGTCCAACATCAAGCTCCGTGAAGAGCAGCGCATGACCACCACCAGCCCCTGGATGTTCCCAACAAGCCTGGCCTGGCCCGAGACCCATGTTTTCATCTCCACACCCTCCTACAATTACACCTACCGGGACTACCAGCGCTTCTTCACCGATGTCAACTTGGAGGATGGCTGGTACATGTGGGAGGACATGAAGGACTTGCTGAAGGACTTACCCCCTCCTGGGGTGGACACATATTGCCTCTATGGCACGGGTTACCCCACTGTGGAGACTTACATATACGATGAGCATTTCCCTTATGAGGACCCCGTGGACATGATTTATGGCGATGGGGATGACACTGTCAGCACACGCAGTTCGGAGTTGTGCAAGCGATGGCGCaatcagcaaaagcaaaaggtGCACGTCCAGGAGCTGCGAGGCATCGATCACCTCAACATGGTCTTCAGCAACCTGACGCTCAGTTCCATCAACGAAATCCTGCTGGGGAGCCCACAGGAGCagcgggagctgcagcagaTGAGATCCAGCCCAGAGGCAGGGAAGCGGGGAAAGACCCTACCTGGACGGAAAGTCCTTAGGGAGCCCaaaaagaactga
- the MATCAP1 gene encoding microtubule-associated tyrosine carboxypeptidase 1 → MVLDPGAAGGLGASAAPRLPHRHGPPLCSCPSPPAPGPAPRCPRGTRRLSETGAGMRRGESAGGRGGMRAAASLPHIARGRGGDEGGGGRRSPCLLVALRPRNVEAERERFFRASFAYDPQFEYAEPVPAAVLDKYGAASDRFVAQAIRIIRTVLEKYGTYESFEVATGGRLLSKCQIWSVIRKYMQKEGCVGEVVVQLTDDLLSQAVMMVEDSRPTLAINLAGARQHWLEGMLRHEIGTHYIRGVNNTRQPWHSSEGRKQYSLKPANPTEEGLASLHSVLFRKQPFLWRAALLYYTIERASRLSFSALFQDLEQYVQDASVRWEYCVRAKRGQTDTSQPGCFSKDQVYLDGILRILRHRQTIDFPLLAALGKVSYEDVNRLKKFGVLEKTRIPHFMQDLERYMKQLDHIVTTNGLNEEELEQLLPD, encoded by the exons ATGGTGCTGGACCCGGGGGCGGCCGGGGGGCTGGGGGCCAGCGCCGCCCCGCGCCTGCCCCACCGCCATGGCCCGCCGCTCTGCTCCTGCCCGTCCCCACCGGCACCGGGACCCGCGCCCCGTTGCCCGCGGGGAACCCGGCGCCTGTCGGAAACCGGCGCCGGGATGCGGCGGGGCGAAAGCgcgggggggcgcggggggatGCGCGCCGCCGCCTCCCTGCCCCACATCGCGCGGGGGCGAGGGGGGGAcgagggcggcggcgggcggcggagcCCCTGCCTGCTCGTGGCGCTGCGGCCCCGGAACGTGGAGGCGGAACGGGAGCGGTTCTTCCGCGCCAGCTTCGCCTACGACCCGCAGTTCGAGTACGCCGAGCCGGTGCCCGCCGCCGTGCTGGATAAGTACGGAGCCGCCTCCGATCGCTTCGTTGCTCAG GCGATCCGGATCATTCGTACTGTCCTGGAGAAGTACGGGACCTACGAGAGCTTCGAAGTCGCCACGGGCGGGAGGCTGCTGAGCAAGTGCCAGATCTGGTCTGTGATCCGAAAGTACATGCAGAAGGAAGGCTGCGTGGGAGAG GTGGTGGTGCAGCTCACCGACGACCTCCTGTCCCAGGCGGTGATGATGGTGGAGGACAGCCGGCCAACACTGGCCATCAACCTGGCCGGAGCCCGGCAGCACTGGCTGGAGGGGATGCTGCGCCACGAGATAG gcacCCACTACATCCGGGGGGTGAACAACACCCgccagccctggcacagctccGAGGGCCGCAAGCAGTACAGCCTGAAGCCCGCCAACCCCACCGAGGAAGGCTTGGCCAGCCTGCACAGCGTCCTCTTCCGCAAGCAGCCCTTCCTCTGGCGGGCAGCCCTGCTCTACTACACCATCGAGCGCGCCAGCCGCCTCTCCTTCTCTGCCCTCTTCCAGGACCTGGAGCAGTACGTCCAGGATGCCAGTGTGCGGTGGGAATACTGTGTGCGGGCGAAGCGGGGCCAGACCGACACCTCACAGCCAG GCTGTTTCAGTAAGGACCAGGTCTACCTGGACGGGATTCTCCGCATCCTGCGCCATCGACAGACCATTGACTTCCCGCTGCTGGCTGCTCTTGGAAAG GTCTCCTACGAAGATGTGAATCGGCTGAAGAAATTTGGGGTCCTGGAGAAGACACGCATTCCCCATTTCATGCAGGACCTGGAGCGATACATGAAGCAGCTGGACCACATCGTCACCACCAATGGCCTGAAcgaggaggagctggagcagctgctgcctgactGA